The Panthera uncia isolate 11264 chromosome C1 unlocalized genomic scaffold, Puncia_PCG_1.0 HiC_scaffold_3, whole genome shotgun sequence genome includes a region encoding these proteins:
- the PJVK gene encoding pejvakin — MFAAATKSFVKQVGDGGRLVPVPSLSEADKYQPLSLVVKKKRCFFFPRYKFTSTPFTLKDILLGDREISAGISSYQLLNYEDESDVSLYGRRGNHIVNDVGINVTGSDSVAVKASFGVVTKHEVEVSTLLKEITTRKINFDHSLIRQTKSSRKAVLCVVMESIRTTRQCSLSVHAGIRGEAMRFHFMDEQNPKGRDKAIVFPAHTTIAFSVFELFVYLDGAFDLCVTSVSKGGFEREETATFALLYRLRNILFERNRRVMDAISRSQLYLDDLFSDYYDKPLGMTDISLKEGTHIRVNLLNHNIPKGPCILCGMGNFKRETVYGCFQCSVDGQKYVRLHAVPCFDVWHKRMK, encoded by the exons ATGTTTGCTGCTGCTACCAAGAGCTTTGTCAAGCAAGTTGGAGATGGAGGGAGATTAGTTCCTGTTCCAAGCCTCAGTGAGGCTGACAAATACCAACCTCTAAGTCTGGTGGTAAAAAAGAAGCGAtgctttttctttcccagatATAAATTTACTTCAACACCTTTTACACTGAAAGATATTCTTCTAGGAGACAGAGAAATTTCAGCTG gtATTTCATCTTATCAGTTACTGAATTATGAAGATGAATCAGATGTTTCACTCTATGGAAGGCGAGGCAACCATATTGTGAATGATGTTGGGATTAATGTCACTGGATCAGATTCTGTTGCAGTGAAAGCTTCATTTGGTGTGGTGACCAAACATGAAGTGGAAGTATCGACATTACTCAAGGAAATTACTACACG aaaaattaattttgaccACAGCTTGATACGTCAGACAAAAAGCAGCAGAAAGGCAGTATTGTGTGTGGTCATGGAAAGCATTCGAACCACACGACAGTGCTCGCTGTCTGTGCATGCTGGAATTCGTGGGGAAGCCATGCGG tttcattttatggatgaacaGAATCCCAAGGGAAGGGACAAAGCTATTGTTTTTCCAGCACACACAACCATAGCTTTCAGTGTTTTTGAACTCTTCGTTTACTTGGATGGTGCCTTTG ACCTTTGTGTCACTTCAGTGTCAAAAGGAGGTTTTGAAAGGGAAGAAACTGCAACGTTTGCGCTGCTCTACAGATTGAGGAATATACTATTTGAGAGAA ATAGAAGAGTGATGGATGCCATTTCTCGTTCACAGCTTTACTTAGATGATCTTTTTTCTGACTACTATGACAAACCTCTCGGCATGACTGATATTTCTCTCAAAGAAGGGACTCATATCCGAGTTAACTTACTTAATCACAACATTCCAAAAGGACCTTGCATACTCTGTGGAATGGGGAACTTCAAAAGGGAGACGGTTTATGGGTGCTTTCAGTGCTCCGTCGATGGGCAGAAGTATGTGAGACTTCATGCAGTTCCTTGTTTTGATGTTTGGCACAAgaggatgaaataa